GCTGGCTCTGGGCGACCGCACCGTGTGCTGCACCCCAGGTTGCGCTCTGTAACTGGGTGGCGTTCACCGACTGGGACTGGGAGAGCCCGCCGGCAGTTGCGCCGCCGACCGCGTACTGAATCTGGGTCGCGTTCACCGACTGTTCCTGAATCAGCGCGCCGTGGACCGCGCCCTTCGTCGCCGCCTGAACCTGCTCAGCCTCGACGGTCTGATACTGGGAAACTGCCCCTCGAGCGCCCTCGAGCGCCGCCGCTCGCTGTTCCTGAGTCACCTCGACGCCCTGGGACTGGACGAGTGCGATCCCCTCGCTGATGCCCGACTCGACAGCGTCCTCGTGCTCCTGCTGGACCGATGCCTGCGCGTTCGCTCCGCCGTCCGCGGCAGTCGGGTCTCCGTCGGTTGCGGACGGTTCCATCGTCACCGGCTCGAACTCGAAGCCGGTCGCCGACCGTGCGCTCGCCTGCCCGCTCTCGTTCTGAACCACTGCCCGTCTCTGGTCTCCGGTCGGCGATTCGGCGGTCGCGTCGGGATCGTCGTCAGGCGCGACCCGCTCGAGGCCGCCTCCGAGTACCGGCAACGCGACGACGCTGCCGACCATCGCGGCCACAACCAGAACAACGGCGATGGTGGTTTGCGTTCGTCTCATCGAACGGACCCTCCTGTCGCGTCGCTCGTCTCCGTCGTCTCGATCCCGCCGTTCCGCCCGCGACTCGCGTGATCATGGATACGGCGTCCGCTCCGATACCGGAATTTCGCTCCGTCGTCGGCTCGTCTGACACCCACTTTCGCGACGTAATTCCCCCGATCGCCAGCCCTCGTACTACCGGTTCGCATTTTTCCACCACGGGGCGGAACGAACGCATAAGACCGCCGGTCGTTCCGGTTAGCGAGACGAGACAATACGTTATTACCCGCTCCGCTCGAGCGTGCAGCAAGCACGAACGGCCGAGTGACGGCTGCTTACTCGAACTTCCGGTAATCGAACAGTGATGGCAACTGTCACCGTCGCTGTGTGGAAGCCCACTGTTTCGTCCCAGTCTCGAGTCGCCGTCCGCCACGAAATTGGCTCGAGAAGACCTGTCAATCCGCTCTCCGATAGGCTCGGAAACCGAAGTCTTGATCCGGGTTTACGAGAGAGCGAGCGTATGGCAACGGAACGGAACTCGGTCGATCCAGTCGACGACGCCGTCATCCGGCAGTTCGCTCGGGCAGCGATGCTCGCAGCGCTGATGGGGGCGTCAGTACTGGTGTCAATCCCGATCCCTCTCTCGCCGGCTCCGATCACGCTGCAGGTGTTGTTTGTCTTCCTCGCCGGACTCATTCTGGGGCCGGTCTGGGGGGCGATCTCGGTCCTACTGTACCTCACGTCGGGTGCCGCCGGCGCTCCGGTCTTCGCCGGCCTGAACAGCGGACTCGGAATCCTGATTGGGCAGACGGCCGGCTACCTGTGGTCGTATCCGATCGCCGCGGCGCTGATCGGATTCATCGTCCACCGTGGAACGACGCTTCGCGACCTGCAGAGCGTTCGATTCCCGATTCTCGCCGGCACACTCGTCATGGCGACGATCGTCATCTACGGCATGGGGACGGCCTACATGGCTTGGCTCCTCGGGATGGGGGCTTGGGAGGCCGTCACGGCCGGTGCGCTCCCGTTCATTCCCGGTGAATTACTCAAGATCGCCGCAGCGATCGCCATCGTCAGATCCGGCCGGATCACGCCGGTTCGCTCGTGACGATATGATGATCGAGTTTCAGTCGGTCTCCTACGCGTTCGACGATATCCCCGTCCTCAAGGACGTGTCGCTGTCGATCGACGACGGCGAGTTCGTCCTGCTGGCGGGGGCCAACGGCAGCGGGAAGACGACGCTGTTGCGCCACTGCAACGGCCTGCTAACCCCCGATTCCGGCGCGGTTCGCGTCAACGGCACGCCCGTCGAAGACAACCTGATCGCCGCCCGCTCGAGCGTCGGGATGGTCTTCCAGCACCCACGTGACCAGTTCGTCGCCGCGACCGTGGGTGCAGACGTCGCCTTCGGCCCCGAAAACCTCGGCCTCGAGCGCGAAGAGATCGATCGCCGCGTCGCGGCCGCACTCGAGGCGGTGAACATGACCGACCGAGACGACAACCGAATTGACGCCCTCTCGGGCGGCGAACAGTCCCGCGTGGCGATCGCGGGCGCGCTCGCTATGGAACCGACCCACCTCGTCCTCGACGAACCCTTTACCGGGCTCGACGAACCGGCCCGCCGGTCGGTCCTCGAGCGACTCGAATCGCTGGCGGCCGACGGCACCGGCGTCTTGCTCGCGACGCACGACCTCAGAGACGTCTGCGGGCTCGCCGATCGCGTGATCGCCATGCACGACGGCCGCGTCGCCGTTGACGGATCACCCGAAGACGCGCTCGGGGAGCTGGCGGGCCTCGAGGTCCGCGTTCCGGACCGATGACGGCGCATTCCATGGACGATCGAAGCGGGCGAACCGAACTATCGGCACGACAGGTGAGCGAGAACAGATGGTAACCTACGATCCCGACGATACGTTTGCACACCGGCTCGACCCCCGGACGAAGCTGGCAGTGCAGATCGGGTTCGCCGCCACTGCCCTGGCGCATCCAACGCCGCGAGCGTTGCTCGTCCTCTCAGCGGTGACGGCAATCGCGCTGGTCTCGGCGCACGTCCCGCTCGGCCGAGCGCTCGCGGCCTACCGGTTCGCGCTGTTCATCCTCGCGCTCGCACCGGTGCTCTCGGGGGTGACGTTCGGTGCGCCCTGGTTCGATCGATCGGCCGCGATGACATCGGCGCTGGCGAGCTACCGGGTCCTGCTGATCCTGCTCGTCAGTGCGGCCTACGTTCGCTCGACCCCGGTTCGAGACTCTCGAGCGGCGATTCAGCGAACGATTCCCGGGAAACCGGGGCAAATACTCGGCATCGGCGTCGGGCTCGTCTTCCGGTTCCTCCCCGTACTTCGGGGTGACCTCCGAACGATCCGCGAGGCGATGGCAGCCAGACTGGGAACCGAACGCGGAGTGGTCGACCGCGCCAGCACGATCGGCATACTCGGACTGACGCGGGCCTTCGACCGCGCCGATCGACTCTCGCTCGCACTGCAAGCGAGATGTTTCGCCTGGAACCCCACCCTCTCGCCACTGGCCTTCTCGCGGGCCGACTATCCCGTGCTCGTCCTCGCGGTCATCCTCGCGTGCTCCGCGTTCGTCTGACGGTCACCGTCACCTCCCTACTCGTCAGAGGATTGGTTCGAACACCACAATAGCTGGCACTACTCCTCCGGAGACTGTCTCCATCGACGGGCCAAATCTGTTTGGAGAGGCTACTATACCGTTCGAGTGTATACGTGAGAGTACGGCAGGAAGTCACATCATCACCTTCACCAGACATTCACGTCCTGCCGTCGTATCCCCTTTTCTGTGACGCTCACCGCCTCCAGCCCATGCTATCGTTGATTTCGACGTTGGTCGGCCGTCCTCAAGGTCCACACCGGCTACGATACCTGCTTACCGCCGGATTTCCGCAATCGATTGTGATTCATCAATAGGCCTGTCCCGCGATGTTTGATATCGTCATATTCAGTTTATTATCGGGACGGACGAACATCGCTGCACCTCCTACGAATCTGGCTGTGAATGCTCTGCTGTGCCGAAACTGCCGGTTAGATGGTCTGAAAAGCGGCTTCACTTCATGAATCGGAGAAGCTTCGACATCGATCCGATCAAGTCGCTCACGGCTATCTGCTATGATTACAACCGATTACACAGCAAGCCCACCGAAAACGAGATCTCCACTCTCGAACGATACCCTCCTCATTCGAGAAAAGCCGGTGGAGGGATTTGAACCCTCGACCTAATCCTTACGAAGGATTCGCTCTGCCAGTCTGAGCTACACCGGCGCGCATTCATTTGTACGATCGATATCGTGCATAAGGGTTGCGAATCGATCCGGTCGTGTGAGGAAGTTACGTGTCCGGATGCTCGGGAACTACAGTCCCGTTATCGCTCGAGTCGGACGTCGAGACAGACGTTCAGCTCGTGTGGGGCGTACGACCGAACGGTATGGCGGGTTTCGACGGTGACCTCGTACTCCGGTTCCGCGGCCGCGCGGATCGCATGTTCGCCCGGCCCGAAGGGGTCGTCCTCGTGTTGAATGTCGTAATAGTGGATCGTACAGTCCTCGCCCGCCAGGGTCACGGCCGACTCGAGGAACTCGTCGGCGCTGTGAGGGAGGTTCATCATGATCCGATCGGCCCAGCCATCGTACTCGGCGGCGACCTCGCGGACATCGTCGTTGATTGCGGTCACCCGATCTTCGACGCCGTTCCGGCGCGCGTTCTCGCGGAGGTAGTCGATCGCGTCCGCGTTGATATCGACCCCAACACACTCCGCGCCGCGTTTCGCGAACGGGATCACGAACGGACCGACGCCGGCGAACATATCGAAGGCATGCTCGCCCGCATCGACTTGCTCGGCCACGCGGTGTCGTTCGGTCGCGAGCCGCGGCGAGAAGTAGACCTCTGCCAGGTCCAGTAGGAACTCACAGCCGTACTCGCGGTGGACGACTTCGGTGTTTTCGCCAGCGAGCAACTCCCAATCACGGACTCGCGTCTCGCCTTTGACCTTCGAGGCCTTGTTCAGCACCGTCTCCACGGGGAGATCCGACTCGAGAATGGCATCGGCGATCGCCCGCGCGCGTTCGGGATCGTCTTCGTCGATGAGCGCGGCCTTGCCGAGGCGCTCGTAGGTCGGATCGAACGCGAGGAGATCGGCCGGCGTCGTCTGACTCTCGCGCTCGGCAACCGTACGCGAGACGATGTCGCCGTCCTCGAGTATGTCCCGAACGACATCGGGGTCGATGACCGGAATGTAGAGCCAGCCGTCCTCGACGGCGATTTCGTAGTCGTCGTCGATCAGGTCCGCGTCGGCGAGCGCCGTGCGCGTGGCTTCTCCGCTTTCTGGCGCGACGCGAACGCACGGAACGTCCATACGCGAACTGACCGTCCGCCCGCCGTAACGCTGACGTTTTCGACGGCGCTGCTCGAGAACGATCATCCCCGATAAATCAATATATGCTATAGCAAGTTTCTGGTTCGGCCTGAAAAAGACGAGAGATACCGAAACTGTGACGAGGAGAGCCGCGCTGTGGGTCGTGACGATACCTATCTCAACGGCTGGCCGACAGCGCACAACGGTCGGAACCTATCGGAATATGAGAGTTAGTACTGGCTGGAGCCTCGTCTTCCGTCCCGTTTACTACAGAAAACATCAGAATTTCAGCATCTTATGGTCCTTCGACGCTTCGTCCGAATGCAGAATGGACGAATACACGCTCAAAGTCCCAGATATGACGTGTGAAGGGTGTGAGATAGTTATCACCGGCACAGTGACGGTACTCCCCGGAGTGGGCCATGTTGACGCTGACGCCGCTGCCGGTCGTGTGATGATCCACGGGGATTCGTCGGCGAAACGCCGAGCTCGAGAGGCGATCGAGAAAGCCGGCTACGATGTACTCGAGTAGCAGCGTAGTCGCGCTGATAGGGGTGGTCACGATAGAGCGGCTCTCGTCCTGGGGAAGAAGATCGCCGTCGGTACCGGTCTCGTCTCGGGTGTGATCGTGCTGGTGGTCCAGCCGAATCTCCCGATCGCGTTCGACTGCTGAGATGTGACCGGGCGTCGCGGACGACGTGAGCCGACGAGAACGCGCTCGAGAGTGGCCGTCGGAAGCGTTTTTCCCTTCGGCGCGCGTATCCGCTCGAGATGAGCATGCGAACACGACTCACGACCGTCGAGACGGTCCACGAGAATCGGTCGTGGCTGTTTACGATTCGAGATCAGTACGGCGAACCCGACGAGGTGATTCTCGTTCCCTGTGAGGACAGTGTCGAGCACGGCTCGACAAGCAGTCAGCCTGCGGCCGACAACACCGGAAGACGCGGAGCGCCTTCCGAGCCCTCGGTCGCTGACGCTCCCGACGACGGCGTCGAAGCGTGGATCAATCGGTGTACCCACGAAGCGCAGCGGTTCGATACGGGCCGCGGAGTCGCGATGCGTGACAACCAGATCATCTGTCCGAAACATGGCTCGATGTTCGACTCTTGTTCGGGCTACTGCGATAACGGCGAAGCAGCCAACACGACGCTGCCGTCCGTCGATATCACCGTCGACGACGGGACCGTCTACCTGACCGACGACGACGTGACCTTCGCTCACGAGGGTGGTATCGACGACAGAGACGACGAGGACGACGGAGACGACGGAGACGATGACGACGATCCCACATCGACCTCGCACATCGGGTTCTGACCGCGTCGGTACCGACGGCTCAAGCTGGACCGTTCATTGTCTGACAGGGACAGTTCACTTGCCGCGCGCTGGTCAGCGTATGGACAGACGGACCGTCTCAAGCGGCATCGAGTGGAAACCGCAGGTCGGCTATTCCCGGGTCGTCCGCGCCGGCTCGCAGGGCCACGTTTCGGGGACGATGGCGACCGACGAGAACGGGCCGTCGTTGCACGGCGATCCGTCCGCTCAGACAGCCCGGAGCACTGAGGCGGCCAGTCGTTACCGGTCGCCGCGACGCATGAACCATCTCGAAAACGTATTCCGATCACTCCTACTACACCGGGTCATGCTCACCTTCATCGGTCTCGGTCTCTACGACGAGCGCTCGATCACCGTCGAGGGACAGGAGGCACTCCGAGCAGCCGACCGCGTCTACGCCGAGTTCTACACCAGCCGGCTGATCGGGACGACGATCGAGGACCTCGAGTCCGCCCACGACGTCGAGATCGAGGTCCGAGACCGCGCGGGCGTCGAACAGCACCCGGAAGATATGCTCGAGGCGGCCGAAAGCGAGGACGTCGCGTTCCTGACGGCGGGCGACACGATGATCTCGACGACCCACGTCGACCTCCGCCTCCGAGCCCACGATCGTGGGATCGAGACGCGAGTGATCCACGGCGTCACCGCACAGACGGCTACCAGCGCGCTCACCGGGTTGCAGAACTACCGGTTTGGGAAGGCGACGACGCTGCCGTTTCCCTACGCCCACGGGGCCGAGGGCCTCCCCGCGAGCGTGACGGAAACGATCGACGATAATCGGGCCGATGGGCTTCACACGGTCGTCTATCTGGACATCAAAACGGAGCGAGAGGAGTACATGACCGCCGACGTGGGTGCAGCACTGCTCGCTGAGGAGTATCCCGATCTCGTGGGCGTCGTCGTCGCTCGCGCGGGCAGCCCCGACCCGCTCGTCGAGGCCGGGACGATGACCGAACTGGCCGATCGGGAATTCGGCGACCCGCTCCACCTGCTCGTCGTTCCCGGGGAATGTCACCTGCTCGAGGCCGACGCGCTGGTCGAACTGGCGGGGGCCGACCGGGACACCCTCGAAATCGCCTGATGTCGGCTCGGATCGGGAGTCGGTCGCGATCCCGGTGATCAGCGGGGACGCACTCGTGGAAGAGCAGAGACCGAGTACCGATCACTGATTGCATGTTCGGTTCCAAGGCAGTGGTTCGATCGGGACCGGAGGCCGGCATATTTTGATCGGGTGGAACAGGTGACCTATGAGTAGTCAGGAGGTCACGTTCGACGGCGTCAGAATCCCGAAAAGGGTGACCCGAAAGCACGGACTGTCGACGTTGAGATCGATGCGTAGTGAGGTGCGACCAACGAAACAGAGGAGGAGCGAGAAGCGGACGCGCCCCCAGCGCGAAACGCGAGGCCGTAACGGACTCCCGGACTGCGGCGGCCACACCACGGACCCCTCAGCCGCGCAGGACGGCCTCGAGCCGGTCCTGAAAGTCGCCGGGCATCTCGAGATGTGGTGTATGTCCCGTGTTGCCGAAAACGACTTCCTCGAACTCACTGCCGCGGTCAGCATAGGTCTCGAGGACGGCGCGAGTCTGATCGACCATCGGTTGGGGCGGGAAGACGTCCTCGCCGGGCCAGTCTGGGAGTTCGCCCATCCGGCCGAGCGTCCCCAGATCGAAGAGCGAGGCGTTCGAGACGATCTGGTCGGAATCGCCGCGGATCCACAGCACCGGCGGTTTCTCGTCGGGATCGATCTCGGTGATCCCCTCGAGGTCGCAGTACTTCGGCGAGATGGCGTTGTTCACGCCTGTTTCGCCCGGGGCGACGCCAGGCCAGTTGTCGCTCCGTTTTGAGGAGCCCGGATAGTTCTCGTCGCCGGTCGCCGTGTCGAGCATTCCCGTTAGATACGATTCCTCGCGGTCGTCGTCGAACTCGTGGGTCGGATCGACGTAGTAGGTTCGCAACACCTTTCGCGGGGAGGTCTGGCCCTCTTCGCTCCGGTCGCGGTTCTCGAGGCCCGCCACGAACCCGTCGTTGCCGATCCCGCCGCCGGAGCCGGCGTAGTCATCGAAACAGGGTGTTCCGTCCGTATCCTTCGTCCCGCCGAAGCCATACGGCGAGAGCGGGTTGACGAGCACGAGGTCGGCGACGTCTTGGGGGTGGTCAATCGCGTACCGCATCGCGACCCCGCCGCCGTTCGACCAGCCGACGAGGACGAACGGCCGCTCGAGATCGAGTTCGCCGACCAGCGCGCGAAGATCGCCCTCGAAGTCACCGAGCCCGTTCGTCGCGTTGATCGGTTTCGTCTCCGAATCGCCGTACCCCCGCAGATCGGGCGCGATCGCACGGTGACGGGCTGGCAGCGCCGCCATCACGTCCTCGAAAAACCGCGAGGACGAGACGTTTCCGTGGAGGAAGATAACGGTCTCGCCCTCGTCACTGGCTCGATTGTTGCCGCCCGACTCGAGATAGTGGATCTCGAGGCGGTCAGTGTTGACGGTTCGCGAGTCGACCCCGGCGAGGGTGTCGTCTCGAATCATGACCGCCGGTACTACGGCCCCCTTGATAACTCTCGGGCCGAGACCCGATCGCTGAGTCCCCCGCCTCGAGCCAGCTGACGACGAAGATCGGAAAGATCAGCTCGTAGGTGTGAAACATAGCGTGGCTGAGCATAACGAACGCCATCACAACCCTGTCGTTCCGATCCATGATCAGTTCGGCGACCGCACGCTCCTAAAAACGGCGAGCGCTCCGTCGTTTACAGTCGGTCGATGATCGCTGCGGTCACGTCCTCGGTCGAGGCATCACCGCCCAGATCCGGCGTCCGCGGCCCGTCCTCGAGCGTGGCCTCGACGGCCTCGTGGACAGCCTCGCTCTCCTCGTCGTAGCCGAGGTACTCGAGCAGCATCGCGGCGGAGATGATCGTCGCAGCGGGGTTCGCGATCCCCTGACCGGCGATGTCGGGTGCGGTGCCGTGGACGGGTTCGAATAGGGCGCGGTCGGGGCCGACGTTGGCGCTGGGCAGGAGGCCGAGGCCACCGACGAGCCCGGCGGCGAGGTCTGAGAGCACGTCGCCCGCGAGGTTCGGGCAGACAACGACATCGAACTGTTCGGGGTCGAGACAGACCCGCGTCGCGAAAGCGTCCATCAGGACCTGATCGGTCTCGATGCCATGCTCGTCGGCGACCGATTTGACGGTATCGCGGAAGAGCCCGTCCGTCTCGCGCATGACGTTTGCCTTGTGGACGATACTGAAGCCGTCGTGTGCCTCGTCCTCGGAGACGTAGTCGCAGGCGAATTCGGCGAGTTGTTCAGAAGCTGATTCCGTGACGACGCGGGTGAGCGTCGAGACGTCTTGGGTCAGCCGGTCCTCGTGGCCCGCATAGACGCCTTCGGTGTTCTCGCGGAGGAAGACGAGATCCGTCTCGGGTCGGACGGCGTCGATCCCCGGATACGCCTTGGCGGGTCGGATGTTGACGAACGAGTCGACCGCCGTCCGGAGCGGCAGGATGACGTCCGCCGCCGTGTCGCCAGCCGCACCGAACAGCGTCGCGTCCGCCGACGCCGCGAGGTCGTAGGTCTTCTGGGGCAGCGCCTCGCCCGTCTCCTCCTTTACCGCGTCGCCCGCGTCGGCCTCGAC
This genomic stretch from Natrinema sp. SYSU A 869 harbors:
- a CDS encoding biotin transporter BioY yields the protein MATERNSVDPVDDAVIRQFARAAMLAALMGASVLVSIPIPLSPAPITLQVLFVFLAGLILGPVWGAISVLLYLTSGAAGAPVFAGLNSGLGILIGQTAGYLWSYPIAAALIGFIVHRGTTLRDLQSVRFPILAGTLVMATIVIYGMGTAYMAWLLGMGAWEAVTAGALPFIPGELLKIAAAIAIVRSGRITPVRS
- a CDS encoding ABC transporter ATP-binding protein; this translates as MIEFQSVSYAFDDIPVLKDVSLSIDDGEFVLLAGANGSGKTTLLRHCNGLLTPDSGAVRVNGTPVEDNLIAARSSVGMVFQHPRDQFVAATVGADVAFGPENLGLEREEIDRRVAAALEAVNMTDRDDNRIDALSGGEQSRVAIAGALAMEPTHLVLDEPFTGLDEPARRSVLERLESLAADGTGVLLATHDLRDVCGLADRVIAMHDGRVAVDGSPEDALGELAGLEVRVPDR
- a CDS encoding energy-coupling factor transporter transmembrane component T; the protein is MVTYDPDDTFAHRLDPRTKLAVQIGFAATALAHPTPRALLVLSAVTAIALVSAHVPLGRALAAYRFALFILALAPVLSGVTFGAPWFDRSAAMTSALASYRVLLILLVSAAYVRSTPVRDSRAAIQRTIPGKPGQILGIGVGLVFRFLPVLRGDLRTIREAMAARLGTERGVVDRASTIGILGLTRAFDRADRLSLALQARCFAWNPTLSPLAFSRADYPVLVLAVILACSAFV
- a CDS encoding class I SAM-dependent methyltransferase family protein; its protein translation is MDVPCVRVAPESGEATRTALADADLIDDDYEIAVEDGWLYIPVIDPDVVRDILEDGDIVSRTVAERESQTTPADLLAFDPTYERLGKAALIDEDDPERARAIADAILESDLPVETVLNKASKVKGETRVRDWELLAGENTEVVHREYGCEFLLDLAEVYFSPRLATERHRVAEQVDAGEHAFDMFAGVGPFVIPFAKRGAECVGVDINADAIDYLRENARRNGVEDRVTAINDDVREVAAEYDGWADRIMMNLPHSADEFLESAVTLAGEDCTIHYYDIQHEDDPFGPGEHAIRAAAEPEYEVTVETRHTVRSYAPHELNVCLDVRLER
- a CDS encoding Rieske 2Fe-2S domain-containing protein codes for the protein MSMRTRLTTVETVHENRSWLFTIRDQYGEPDEVILVPCEDSVEHGSTSSQPAADNTGRRGAPSEPSVADAPDDGVEAWINRCTHEAQRFDTGRGVAMRDNQIICPKHGSMFDSCSGYCDNGEAANTTLPSVDITVDDGTVYLTDDDVTFAHEGGIDDRDDEDDGDDGDDDDDPTSTSHIGF
- the dph5 gene encoding diphthine synthase, whose protein sequence is MLTFIGLGLYDERSITVEGQEALRAADRVYAEFYTSRLIGTTIEDLESAHDVEIEVRDRAGVEQHPEDMLEAAESEDVAFLTAGDTMISTTHVDLRLRAHDRGIETRVIHGVTAQTATSALTGLQNYRFGKATTLPFPYAHGAEGLPASVTETIDDNRADGLHTVVYLDIKTEREEYMTADVGAALLAEEYPDLVGVVVARAGSPDPLVEAGTMTELADREFGDPLHLLVVPGECHLLEADALVELAGADRDTLEIA
- a CDS encoding alpha/beta hydrolase, with product MIRDDTLAGVDSRTVNTDRLEIHYLESGGNNRASDEGETVIFLHGNVSSSRFFEDVMAALPARHRAIAPDLRGYGDSETKPINATNGLGDFEGDLRALVGELDLERPFVLVGWSNGGGVAMRYAIDHPQDVADLVLVNPLSPYGFGGTKDTDGTPCFDDYAGSGGGIGNDGFVAGLENRDRSEEGQTSPRKVLRTYYVDPTHEFDDDREESYLTGMLDTATGDENYPGSSKRSDNWPGVAPGETGVNNAISPKYCDLEGITEIDPDEKPPVLWIRGDSDQIVSNASLFDLGTLGRMGELPDWPGEDVFPPQPMVDQTRAVLETYADRGSEFEEVVFGNTGHTPHLEMPGDFQDRLEAVLRG
- the leuB gene encoding 3-isopropylmalate dehydrogenase, with the protein product MTHEIAVIPGDGIGQEVTPAAVEVLEALEIDFEFVEADAGDAVKEETGEALPQKTYDLAASADATLFGAAGDTAADVILPLRTAVDSFVNIRPAKAYPGIDAVRPETDLVFLRENTEGVYAGHEDRLTQDVSTLTRVVTESASEQLAEFACDYVSEDEAHDGFSIVHKANVMRETDGLFRDTVKSVADEHGIETDQVLMDAFATRVCLDPEQFDVVVCPNLAGDVLSDLAAGLVGGLGLLPSANVGPDRALFEPVHGTAPDIAGQGIANPAATIISAAMLLEYLGYDEESEAVHEAVEATLEDGPRTPDLGGDASTEDVTAAIIDRL